The genomic stretch TTTTTCTTCAAGGTCGGTGCCAGCGTGTTCGGCTTCCTGTAAATCTTTGAGGGCCTGATAGGTGTCGTTGAGCGCTGCTTTGATTTCTTCAGTGCTCATACTCGATCCGCTTATTTGTGACTGGATGATGTCTGCGGTCATTTCAACGAGTGTTTTGCTCATATTGTACTCCTGTGGATAAAATAAATATGGTTAATAAACCATATATTTTGTATTTTTTAAAAAATTCATTATAAAAAAATATAAATATATATGATAGACCCTGAGGATGCAATATAATATTTTTTAGATATGGAGGACTGCTTTCCGTATTTTGGTGGTTTTTCTTTGAAATGATGCGTTGACAAGTGTGAGAATAAGATAATCTTATGCAGTTTTTGTTCTTTGAGGTTTCGATGGTTGACAGCCTGAGAGAGGAAGGTTATTTTATTTCGTCATAGAAAGCCACCCCCCTCTGGGGCTGGTATTTTATTTAACCTGTAAAGAGAGATTGCTTTACTACTTGTATTGTACTAAAATTACTTATATAAAGATAGAGGTCGAAGATGCCGATTTACGAGTACGAGTGTCCTGCTTGTGAGAAAGTGTTTGAAGTACACCAGGGGATAAATGATAATCCACTGACATCCTGCTCTGTTTGCGGTGGGGATGTGAAAAAAATTGTGTCCATGAGTTCCTTTCATCTGAAAGGTGGAGGGTGGTATTCGGACGGATATGCATCAGGCGCGTCAGCTCAGGGGAGTGCGGCTAATAAAGCAGTGGAGAAAAGCACTGCGAGTACTGATTCGGCAAAAAAAACGCCTGCATGCGGCACCGACAGCGCTTGCAAGGGATGTTCAGCTTCTTCTTCCTGATCTCGAAGCAGATATACTTCTTCCTTTTTTTCGGGGAGGTCGTGATTTTAAAAGCATGTCTTTTCGGTACGAACGAAAGATACGGTTTTTTAATTGACAGGTTTTTGTTTTCGTTGGTAGTCTGAAAAGAAAGATTCAGTGTGAAGTCGTATTATTTTTTCAAAAAGGAGCAGTGTCATGGCGGGTGCGGAAGCAGTTGGAAGCAGTACATCAGAAGGTTTTTTCGCCAAAATAGGCGCTTGGTTGCAAGGTACCCATGTTCCTGAGCAGGTGAAAGATGTCGACGTCGTTGCTCTTTTTACAAACCCTTGGTTTATTATCCCTTTTATCGCTCTTATCGGCTATCTGATCTGGAAGCAATCGTTTAATGAATTGATTATAATAGTTATATTTATTGTGATCTGGTGGCTTACCGGGACAGAGTATATGCAGAGCCTTGTTGTTGATGGAGAGATCCAGATCAAAAAGATCTTGCCGGTGTTGGCTGGTGCATCAGCTGTTCTCGGCTTTGTAATTTATTTATTTTTCGGTAGATCCTGAGCTTGTCGCCCAGTAAGTAAAGCTCGGTAAGCCTATAAGGATGAAAGAAGGGAAGAGCAAGGTCCAGTAATCGGCGCATTTGTCTTGTTACCTATGTATTTTTAAATCAGGTTAATCAGCATGGAATATCGTAACGCAGTTTTTGTTGTTACCTCAGAGGATTCATGCCCTATCTATAATGTAGGTGAAGAAATCCAGATTCAGGACTCGGCAGTCAGTGTGGACTACGAGAAGCCGGTTTGCCTGATCTTAGTGCGTGAACTTCATAAGGCGCTTGCTAAAAAACCGGGGGAACAGCGATTTACGCAGATGGCTATGCAGCGGGCATCGTTTCGCTGTCCCGGCTGCACAGGTTCCATGCGCTTTGAGTACAAAAAGGAACGGGGTTTTTCCACCCTGCAGATGAACCTTCTGCGAATCGCTGATAAAAAGGCGAGAAAACGGCATGTGGAAGCTCTGTTCAAGCATCTCCGCACCATGCAGGTGTTTGAGCTTCTGGAGGATCATGACTTGTTGGATTTGATTTCAATGTTGAAATTGAAACAATTCGATCCGAATAAGGTTATTATCTCAGAAGGTACCAGAGGTACTCATCTGTACATTATTTTATCTGGTAAGGTTGCCATTATAAAAGGAGATAATGAGGTCATCGCCGAAATAGGACGGGGGGAAATTTTCGGTGAGATGAGCCTGCTTTCAGGAGAACCGGCCAGCAGCTCAGTCCATTCGCGAACCGTTGTCAAATTCGGTACAATTAACGGAAAGGACCTGAAGTTTATTTTAAATAGATACCCCGTCCTACAGATTTTTTTCTATCGCCTGTTGGTCAACCGAGCTCAAATGAATATGGCCCGGTCTGGTAAAATTAGTTCTGGCATGAGTGGGGAGCTGATTTATATCAACCCGGTTGAGCTTTTCCAGTTGATCAATAGCGGTGGAAAATCTGGAAAAGTCGACTTGATTTTTCACGATGGACATGCCACTATCCTTTTTAAGGAGGGGGAAATTATTCATGCCTCCTTCGCAGACCTTAAGGGGAAGGAAGCATTATTTGCTCTTTTATCCAAAAGGAAGGGGTCTTTTACTTATAACACCGAACTTGCAAAGAAATACGAGGATCTTCCGGTGCTCGGCGGCTTTATGGGGCTCTTGATGGAAGGCCTGCAACGGCTGGATGAGGAACAGGGGAAGTGATCCTTGTGCAGGAGAAACTTGTTGAGTAAAGGGCGGGGAAGCGCTCCGTAGCAGGCGATATTTAGATCAACCAGGGTGAGAAAGTATGGAATATCGCAATGCTGTATTCGTTATTACCGAAGAGCACGCATGTCCCATATATAATGTCGGCGATGAATTTATTATCCATGATTCCACCCTAACCATTGAACGAAATAAAGAAGTTTGTCTGATGCTGGTTCAGGAAGTGCTCAAGGCGCTGACCGGTACGAGGCCTTTACACCCCACTTTTACCCGGACCGGGGTGCGTCGCACCAAATTTGAGTGTGGTGGATGTACCGGATTGATTCGTTTTGAGTATAAAAAGGAGAATGCCTACTCCACCTTACAGATGAATCTTCTTGAGGTCGCGAAAAAAAGGGCAAAGAAGCAACTTATTGAAGAATTTTTCGGCCTGCTCCGAGAAATGGAGCTGTTTGAGCCGCTGGATGATTTTGACCTTCAGGATCTCGCTCTTCTGATGAAGCTGCAGAAGTATCCTGCCAATAGAGTCATTATTGAGGCCGGAGAACTTGGAACCCATTTTTATGTTGTTTTAGCCGGAACAGTGGCTGTTGTTCGGGAGGACAATGAGGTCGTTGCAGAGATCGGCCCTGGTGATATCTTCGGGGAGATGAGCCTGCTTTCGGGAGAATTAACCTACCCTTCGGTGTATTCCAAGACAGCTGTTCAGCTGGCTGCTCTCAAGGCAAAGGACTTTAAGCATGTCCTGTCCAGATATCCTATCCTGCAGATTTTCTTCTATAGAGTTTTGGTGAACCGCGCTCAGGAAAATACGATGCGGTCCGGTAATATCAGTTCTGGTATGAGTGGTGAGCTGACAGATATCAATTCAGTGGAGCTGTTTCAGCTGATCAATTCCGGTGGTAAGACAGGGCAGGTACAGCTTGTCTTTGATGAGTGCCAAGCGCTTACGCAGTTTAATGAAGGAGAGATAGTTTTTTGTAAATACGGTGAATTGGAGGGGAAAGAGGCTATTTTTTCTTTGCTGGCAAAGCAGAAAGGTCAGTTTACCTACACCAAGGGACTCTCTGCGGAGGAAAAGGAACTCCCTGTTTTGGGAGGATTCATGGGGCTGATTATGGAGGGACTGCGCCGTATTGACGAGGAGCAGGAGGAGGAGGACGAATGAGAGGGGAAGACTCCCCCGCTACTGCCTACTCATCCCGATATTTTTGGAAAATAAGACAGGCATTGGTGCCGCCAAACCCATAGCTGTTCGACATGACCGTCTTCAGTTCTGCCTGCTGCGTTTCCCTGACAATGTTCATGCCTTCTGCACCTGCTTCGATTGTATGAATATTGGCACTTGCTGCGATGAAATTATTATTGAGCATGAGGAGACAGTAAATGGCCTCATGCACCCCAGCAGCACCTAAAGAATGCCCTGAAAGTGACTTGGTCGAGCTGATTCGAGGTATGCTGTTACCGAAGACATGACGGATGGCCTGTAATTCAATCATGTCACCGATGGGGGTGGATGTCCCGTGAGCATTGATATAATCGATAGAGTGGGGGGCTAATGACGCAAGAGCAATTTCTATACAGCGAGAGGCTCCCTCGCCTGACGGAGACACCATTTCATGGCCGTCCGCCGTTGCCCCGTAACCGATGAGTTCCCCATAAATTTTCGCCCCGCGTTGGCGGGCATGCTCAAGTTCTTCTACAACAATCAGTCCAGCACCGTTAGCTACAACAAATCCGTCCCGATCCACATCGTATGGCCTTGAGGCTTGTTCCGGTATGCTATTGAATTTTGTAGACAGGGCACCCATCGCGTCGAACATTGAGGTCTGGGTCCAGTGCTCCTCGTCACTCCCGCCAGCAAAGACAATATCTTGTTTCCCCAGCTGGATCTGTTCCATTGCCGCACCAATACAATGGGCACCTGTGGCACAGGCCGAAGAGATGGAGTAGCAGGTTCCTCTGATTTTAAAGGGGGCTGTCAAGCCTGCTGAAACAGTGCTGGACATGGTTCTTGGCACCATAAATGGACTGAGACGCCGTAATCCTCTGCTGCGCATGGTATCGGCGGTGGCCACGACATTTTCTGCCGAGGTTCCTCCTGAACCTATTATCAGGCCGGTGCGGGGCGAGGAGACTTGGTTGGGGCTAAGTCCGCTATCATTTATCGCCTGTTGCATGGCTATATAGGCAAAGGCCGCCGCATTACCCATGAAACGGAGTATTTTTTTATCGATATACTCTTTGCAGTTTATTTGGGTAAATGCACCAATCTGAGAGCGAAGTCCGAGTTTTTTGTAGGGGGCCCAATATCGAATGCCGGATTTGCCTGTTTGCAAGGAGGTAAGAACATCCTCCACTGTATCACCAAGGGAGGAAACAATTCCCATCCCTGTTATTACCACTCTACGCATTGTTGTTTTTTACTTTTTTTCTAAAAAGTTGTTGTGCTGCAGCGCCAGGTAGTCATATCTTTGGTGGATCTGGAAAAGGCTCTTGTTGGCGTTGAAGCTCTTTGTTGGAGATCGCCTCGTTGAGGCTCTACAGAGATGTCCTCCAAAAGGGGAGGGGGCTCACGCTCCTGTAAGAAAACAGATTCACGGTAAAAGAACAATAGTTTTTCAGATAATTATAGACTTACTTGGAGTGAATCAATTCTCGTGTGTTACCGTTACTGTCTTGTTTGACTAGCTATTATACTTGACATCTCTTTGCTTATACATAGGGACGTTTCTTCCTGGTGCGTTAAAGATGTTCAAGAGCTTTTTGGTGGAATACGAGGGTGATATTTGGGTGAGAAGAGAGGAGGAAAAGAAATGTTGAAAAAGAAAATGCTGAAAGCCCTAACTCTTCAAATTAACGAAGATATGTATTCCGGCTATCTTTGTTCATCGGGTCCTTGTTCTTCCTGCCAAGGGCTAAAACTATGAGCTTCGATTTTGAGTAAAGAGGGTCAGTTATGGGAACACGAGCAATTAAGCAACAGGTGCTGGGGTTGTTGCAGCAGGATGATCTTGCCGGTATTGAAACAGAGCTTGCCCGGCTTCAGGAAAAGGAACTGGTCAATGCTCTTTTTTCCGGGATATGTCATTCAGCTGAACAGATTCGTTGGCATGCGGTTTCAGTCATGGGCAGTGCAGTGGCCAGGCTGGCTGAGCAGGATATGGAGGAAGCACGGGTGATTCTCCGTCGTATGCTGTGGAGTTTGAATGATGAATCCGGTGGTATCGGTTGGGGAGCGCCGGAGTCCATGGCTGAGATAATGTGTCGTCATGAGGGGCTGGCTGATGAGTATATCCATATGCTGATCTCATATATGCGACCGGACGGCGAGGAGGAATGCCAGGACGGTAATTTTCTTGAGCATGAGATGTTGCAGCAGGGACTCATGTGGGCTATAGGGCGATTAGCTCAGTACCGGAAAAAACACTTATTGGTCCGAGGGGTAGAGCATGATTTGCCCCCGTATTTGGAATCTTCTGATGCGACGGTATGTGGATTAGCAGCACGGGCAATCGGTTTACTGGGGCGTACAGAGGGGATAGGTCGGCTGAGGGAGCTGGCAAAAAAAGATCAAAGGGCAGTACGTCTCTATAATCAAGGGAACTTCAGCACGGTGTCGGTTGCTGAGCTTGCTGCGCTGGCTCTACAAAAATTGCAGGAGGTTGGATGATGGAACGAATTTTCCCGCAAGTTGCCTGCTTGCAGATGGCTCTTCAGCAGGGTGATGTGGAAGCTAACCTCAAAGAATTTCGGCAGCAGCTGGCAGCGGCCAGTTTTTCTGAGGATACCTTGGTAGTCTTGCCCGAACTTTGGGCCACGGGCTTTGATTATACAAATATCGATAGTCTTGCAGAGCAGACGGCGCAACTCCTTGCTGAACTCCAAGAAAAAGCAGCTCAAGCCGAAATATGGTTTGCCGGATCATTATTGGACAAGCAGGAGGACGGGGGAATATATAATACGCTGTTTATCGTAGGGCCTGAGGGGGAGGTGGGGAGTTATCAGAAACAGCATCGTTTTCGGCTCTGGCAGGAGGATCAATATCTCGCTGCCGGAAAAAAATCGCAAACGGTGTTGACTCCTTTCGGACCTATCGGTGCCTTGGTCTGTTATGATCTTCGATTTCCAGAGATCAGTCGAAGGCAGGTTTTCTCTGGCTGCAC from Candidatus Electrothrix communis encodes the following:
- a CDS encoding zinc ribbon domain-containing protein yields the protein MPIYEYECPACEKVFEVHQGINDNPLTSCSVCGGDVKKIVSMSSFHLKGGGWYSDGYASGASAQGSAANKAVEKSTASTDSAKKTPACGTDSACKGCSASSS
- a CDS encoding cyclic nucleotide-binding domain-containing protein gives rise to the protein MEYRNAVFVVTSEDSCPIYNVGEEIQIQDSAVSVDYEKPVCLILVRELHKALAKKPGEQRFTQMAMQRASFRCPGCTGSMRFEYKKERGFSTLQMNLLRIADKKARKRHVEALFKHLRTMQVFELLEDHDLLDLISMLKLKQFDPNKVIISEGTRGTHLYIILSGKVAIIKGDNEVIAEIGRGEIFGEMSLLSGEPASSSVHSRTVVKFGTINGKDLKFILNRYPVLQIFFYRLLVNRAQMNMARSGKISSGMSGELIYINPVELFQLINSGGKSGKVDLIFHDGHATILFKEGEIIHASFADLKGKEALFALLSKRKGSFTYNTELAKKYEDLPVLGGFMGLLMEGLQRLDEEQGK
- a CDS encoding cyclic nucleotide-binding domain-containing protein; this encodes MEYRNAVFVITEEHACPIYNVGDEFIIHDSTLTIERNKEVCLMLVQEVLKALTGTRPLHPTFTRTGVRRTKFECGGCTGLIRFEYKKENAYSTLQMNLLEVAKKRAKKQLIEEFFGLLREMELFEPLDDFDLQDLALLMKLQKYPANRVIIEAGELGTHFYVVLAGTVAVVREDNEVVAEIGPGDIFGEMSLLSGELTYPSVYSKTAVQLAALKAKDFKHVLSRYPILQIFFYRVLVNRAQENTMRSGNISSGMSGELTDINSVELFQLINSGGKTGQVQLVFDECQALTQFNEGEIVFCKYGELEGKEAIFSLLAKQKGQFTYTKGLSAEEKELPVLGGFMGLIMEGLRRIDEEQEEEDE
- the fabB gene encoding beta-ketoacyl-ACP synthase I; the protein is MRRVVITGMGIVSSLGDTVEDVLTSLQTGKSGIRYWAPYKKLGLRSQIGAFTQINCKEYIDKKILRFMGNAAAFAYIAMQQAINDSGLSPNQVSSPRTGLIIGSGGTSAENVVATADTMRSRGLRRLSPFMVPRTMSSTVSAGLTAPFKIRGTCYSISSACATGAHCIGAAMEQIQLGKQDIVFAGGSDEEHWTQTSMFDAMGALSTKFNSIPEQASRPYDVDRDGFVVANGAGLIVVEELEHARQRGAKIYGELIGYGATADGHEMVSPSGEGASRCIEIALASLAPHSIDYINAHGTSTPIGDMIELQAIRHVFGNSIPRISSTKSLSGHSLGAAGVHEAIYCLLMLNNNFIAASANIHTIEAGAEGMNIVRETQQAELKTVMSNSYGFGGTNACLIFQKYRDE
- a CDS encoding HEAT repeat domain-containing protein; this translates as MGTRAIKQQVLGLLQQDDLAGIETELARLQEKELVNALFSGICHSAEQIRWHAVSVMGSAVARLAEQDMEEARVILRRMLWSLNDESGGIGWGAPESMAEIMCRHEGLADEYIHMLISYMRPDGEEECQDGNFLEHEMLQQGLMWAIGRLAQYRKKHLLVRGVEHDLPPYLESSDATVCGLAARAIGLLGRTEGIGRLRELAKKDQRAVRLYNQGNFSTVSVAELAALALQKLQEVG